In Methanothermus fervidus DSM 2088, a single genomic region encodes these proteins:
- a CDS encoding ABC transporter related protein (COGs: COG1116 ABC-type nitrate/sulfonate/bicarbonate transport system ATPase component~InterPro IPR017871: IPR003439: IPR003593~KEGG: mfe:Mefer_1307 ABC transporter related~PFAM: ABC transporter related~SMART: AAA ATPase~SPTR: C7P984 ABC transporter related~PFAM: ABC transporter), which produces MIIVKNLSKKFGNVKVLDNINLKIKDGEFFCIVGPSGCGKTTLLRIIAGLEKPTSGEVYINSEKVGNHKSSCSMVFQQYALFPWRTVLENVMFPLEIQGISESKRRKIAEEYLKLVDLQDFKDAYPYELSGGMKQRVAIVRALVNDPKVLLMDEPFAALDMQTRNFLQKELSYIWEKTCKTIVFVTHNIDEAVFLGDRVAVMSARPGRILKIFEVNLKRPRDRLDEKFLEIRGKILDILEKEVKRSIEIKI; this is translated from the coding sequence ATGATCATTGTTAAGAACCTTTCAAAGAAATTTGGAAACGTTAAAGTTCTAGATAATATAAATTTAAAAATAAAAGATGGTGAATTTTTCTGCATTGTAGGACCTTCAGGATGTGGAAAAACAACATTGTTAAGAATTATCGCTGGATTAGAAAAACCTACGTCTGGAGAAGTTTATATCAACAGTGAAAAGGTAGGAAATCATAAATCTAGCTGTAGTATGGTATTTCAGCAATATGCATTATTTCCATGGAGAACTGTGCTAGAAAATGTAATGTTTCCATTAGAAATTCAGGGAATATCTGAAAGTAAGAGACGTAAAATAGCCGAAGAATATCTTAAGCTTGTGGATCTACAAGATTTCAAGGATGCATACCCTTATGAATTGTCAGGCGGTATGAAACAAAGAGTTGCAATCGTTAGAGCCTTAGTCAATGATCCTAAAGTATTATTGATGGATGAACCATTTGCAGCTTTAGACATGCAGACAAGAAATTTCTTACAAAAAGAATTATCATATATCTGGGAAAAGACTTGTAAAACAATTGTTTTTGTTACACATAATATTGATGAAGCTGTTTTTCTTGGGGACAGGGTAGCTGTTATGAGTGCAAGACCTGGAAGAATATTAAAAATATTTGAAGTAAATCTAAAAAGACCAAGGGACAGATTAGATGAAAAATTTTTGGAAATTAGAGGTAAAATACTTGATATTCTTGAAAAAGAAGTTAAGCGATCGATTGAAATAAAAATATAG
- a CDS encoding hypothetical protein (KEGG: hypothetical protein~SPTR: B9CRQ9 Putative uncharacterized protein), whose translation MKRLTVAVPKKWRNRLIKVINLEHELCTKKKKLEILKKGEDALKIPCGWLSISQLVDYIVQQYVTRKDIDLDFFKTKNKDTLSLNGKLSITFNDDTYKKVQNFRKRLARKGRCISFAEVVRSAIKSWFESERPIYHLKKEIENVEKLIKKYESKKEKRMEMWHRP comes from the coding sequence TTGAAAAGATTAACGGTTGCTGTGCCAAAAAAATGGCGTAACAGACTTATAAAAGTCATCAATTTAGAACATGAACTTTGTACTAAGAAAAAAAAATTAGAAATTCTAAAAAAGGGTGAAGATGCTTTAAAAATACCTTGTGGTTGGTTATCTATTTCGCAACTTGTAGATTATATAGTACAGCAGTATGTTACAAGGAAAGATATTGATCTGGATTTTTTCAAAACAAAAAATAAAGATACATTATCACTGAATGGAAAGTTAAGTATAACATTTAATGATGATACATATAAGAAAGTTCAAAATTTTAGGAAAAGACTTGCTCGTAAAGGCAGATGTATCTCATTTGCAGAGGTAGTCAGATCTGCAATAAAATCTTGGTTTGAATCGGAACGTCCAATTTATCATTTAAAAAAAGAGATTGAAAACGTGGAAAAATTAATAAAAAAATATGAAAGTAAAAAAGAAAAGAGAATGGAAATGTGGCACAGACCTTAA
- a CDS encoding asparagine synthase (glutamine-hydrolyzing) (COGs: COG0367 Asparagine synthase (glutamine-hydrolyzing)~InterPro IPR006426: IPR014729: IPR017932: IPR000583: IPR 001962~KEGG: mth:MTH414 asparagine synthetase~PFAM: asparagine synthase; glutamine amidotransferase class-II~SPTR: O26514 Asparagine synthetase~TIGRFAM: asparagine synthase (glutamine-hydrolyzing)~PFAM: Asparagine synthase~TIGRFAM: asparagine synthase (glutamine-hydrolyzing)), translated as MCGIAGFSGKNAKKIVEKMLKILRHRGPDATGIYYDSKVKIIYDKKVEEKEAPPSSNLALGHNLLSIIGGPQPITGKGVLVFNGEIYNYKELYAKANSDAETVLYLIEKHGGDIEDALKWTVNKIDGDYAFAYFDGENIALVRDPVGVKPLYYSDSAFASERKALWKIGLKDIKSLKPGHALINNKLVKLKDLPKPKPLNNIKLEKLKNMLKSSIISAVEKRTRDIDKAALVFSGGVDSTLLAILLDKYIDVKLYTVGVPGSQDLKFALKAAKDLDMELKVLKIEKDVVKEMLPKVLTAIEEYNIMKIGVAMPLYIASAAASSDGYKVIFSGQGADELFAGYYRYKRLLREGKLEEALLHDLKNMYHVNLERDDAATMANSIELRVPFLDYDVIKVAVQIPIKYKIKDPSDILRKRILREIAIELGVPEYIAMRPKKAVQYGSGVDKILRKKVLPNFDHESFMKKLMSASG; from the coding sequence ATGTGTGGGATTGCAGGTTTTTCTGGAAAAAATGCAAAAAAAATTGTTGAAAAAATGCTTAAAATTTTAAGGCATCGAGGACCTGATGCAACAGGAATTTATTATGATAGCAAAGTAAAAATTATTTATGATAAAAAAGTGGAGGAGAAAGAAGCTCCGCCTTCCAGCAATTTAGCCCTTGGTCATAATCTTCTTTCAATAATTGGAGGTCCCCAGCCAATCACAGGAAAAGGTGTCTTAGTGTTTAATGGTGAAATTTATAATTACAAAGAACTTTATGCTAAGGCAAATTCAGATGCAGAAACAGTACTTTACCTTATTGAGAAACATGGTGGAGATATTGAAGATGCTCTCAAATGGACTGTTAACAAAATAGATGGAGATTATGCATTTGCTTATTTTGATGGTGAAAATATCGCATTAGTACGTGATCCAGTAGGTGTTAAACCACTTTATTACTCTGATTCAGCATTTGCTTCAGAAAGAAAAGCTTTATGGAAAATAGGCTTGAAAGATATAAAAAGTCTTAAACCAGGACATGCTCTCATAAATAATAAGCTTGTAAAACTTAAAGATCTTCCAAAACCAAAACCTCTTAATAATATTAAACTAGAAAAATTGAAAAATATGCTTAAGTCATCCATTATTTCTGCAGTTGAAAAAAGAACTAGAGACATCGATAAGGCAGCATTAGTATTTTCTGGTGGTGTTGACAGTACATTACTAGCAATTCTTCTTGATAAATATATTGATGTTAAACTTTATACTGTAGGAGTTCCAGGTTCCCAAGATCTTAAATTCGCATTAAAAGCTGCAAAAGATTTAGATATGGAACTTAAAGTTTTAAAAATTGAAAAAGATGTTGTAAAAGAAATGCTCCCAAAAGTACTTACAGCTATCGAGGAATATAATATAATGAAAATTGGAGTGGCAATGCCTCTCTACATTGCATCTGCAGCTGCATCATCTGATGGATATAAAGTCATATTTTCTGGCCAAGGAGCTGATGAATTATTTGCAGGATATTATCGTTACAAACGGCTTTTAAGAGAAGGAAAACTTGAGGAAGCACTTCTCCATGACTTGAAAAACATGTATCATGTAAACCTTGAGAGAGATGATGCTGCTACAATGGCAAACTCAATTGAACTTCGTGTACCTTTCCTTGATTATGATGTGATAAAAGTTGCAGTTCAAATACCTATAAAATATAAAATAAAGGATCCAAGCGATATCCTTAGGAAAAGAATATTACGGGAAATTGCTATTGAACTTGGAGTGCCCGAATACATAGCAATGAGACCAAAGAAGGCAGTCCAATATGGTTCAGGTGTAGATAAAATATTAAGGAAAAAAGTACTCCCAAATTTTGACCATGAATCTTTCATGAAAAAATTAATGAGTGCTTCAGGATAA
- a CDS encoding conserved hypothetical protein (KEGG: mth:MTH1641 hypothetical protein~SPTR: O27678 Putative uncharacterized protein) yields the protein MKKYDTGTAIFTALIIGIVFSFLFDKIFVLIIVGFLSTYLSKEKNSGIGATASLCLGMIYFFFHLIQIPEVPDWISRSLGPDFLTFSLSFMLICLLSMFLGGIGGFIGSSVRKNEK from the coding sequence ATGAAAAAATATGATACAGGAACAGCTATCTTTACAGCATTAATAATTGGAATTGTTTTTTCATTTTTATTTGACAAAATATTTGTATTGATAATTGTGGGATTTTTAAGTACTTATCTCTCTAAAGAGAAAAATAGTGGAATAGGAGCAACTGCTTCATTGTGTTTAGGAATGATATATTTCTTTTTTCATCTCATACAAATTCCTGAAGTACCAGACTGGATTTCAAGATCTCTTGGTCCAGATTTCTTAACTTTTAGTTTAAGTTTTATGCTGATATGTTTATTAAGCATGTTTTTAGGTGGAATTGGAGGATTCATAGGCAGTAGTGTGAGAAAAAATGAAAAATAA
- a CDS encoding prephenate dehydrogenase (COGs: COG0287 Prephenate dehydrogenase~InterPro IPR016040: IPR008299: IPR005121: IPR003099~KEGG: mth:MTH1640 prephenate dehydrogenase~PFAM: Prephenate dehydrogenase; ferredoxin-fold anticodon-binding~SPTR: O27677 Chorismate mutase~PFAM: Prephenate dehydrogenase; Ferredoxin-fold anticodon binding domain) encodes MKNKKVAVIGGSRGLGKWIAKFLKKEGFKVTITSRDHEYGRKVAKKMGVKYCENNIDAAKSSDIVIVSVPIASTVKVIKEIAPHLRKGSLLLDVTSIKEKPAKAMEKYVPNYVEVLPTHPMFGPRITSLDGQVVILTPIRKSKCLNKVINFLKEKKARVIVTTPKKHDKMMSVIQVLTHFAYICIASTIEKLKINIKESRKFASPIYNLMVDTIARIVAQNPHLTFSIQHENKEGEKVRKLFIDIAKKMNNIIENNEKEKFIEEVRKAAKNLDDIESALGRSDKAIAALNEEIKKLKKSVGKEVGLKHIYSGKVHVGILKEVSPDFVVLKSRKMTLKLKTSNIRILNKKELQKWKIKKFGTKKFDISVIFPEKCDPNVIAKVVENEEGVISAKIIDVYKGEQIPQGMVSITIRFEVLDKKYYQNVKKLLEGLGAKIR; translated from the coding sequence ATGAAAAATAAAAAAGTGGCAGTGATAGGTGGTAGCAGAGGTTTAGGTAAATGGATAGCAAAATTTCTAAAAAAGGAAGGTTTTAAAGTCACCATAACAAGTAGAGATCATGAATATGGAAGAAAAGTAGCTAAAAAAATGGGAGTAAAATATTGTGAGAATAATATAGATGCTGCAAAGAGTTCAGATATAGTCATTGTTTCTGTACCTATAGCAAGTACGGTTAAAGTTATTAAAGAAATTGCACCTCATTTAAGAAAAGGTTCTTTACTTCTTGATGTCACATCTATTAAAGAAAAACCTGCTAAAGCTATGGAGAAATACGTTCCTAATTATGTTGAGGTTTTACCGACACATCCTATGTTTGGACCACGTATTACGTCTTTAGATGGACAAGTTGTCATATTAACACCAATAAGGAAATCTAAATGTTTAAATAAAGTTATTAATTTTTTAAAAGAAAAAAAGGCTAGAGTAATAGTAACTACGCCAAAAAAACATGATAAAATGATGAGTGTAATACAAGTTCTGACACATTTTGCCTATATTTGTATAGCCTCAACTATAGAGAAACTTAAAATAAATATAAAAGAATCAAGGAAATTTGCTAGCCCTATATATAATCTTATGGTAGATACTATTGCCAGAATAGTTGCACAGAATCCTCATTTAACATTTTCAATTCAGCATGAAAATAAGGAAGGTGAAAAAGTTAGAAAGCTTTTCATAGATATAGCAAAAAAAATGAACAACATCATTGAAAACAATGAAAAAGAAAAATTTATAGAGGAAGTTAGAAAAGCAGCAAAAAATTTAGATGATATTGAATCTGCTTTAGGAAGATCTGATAAAGCAATAGCAGCATTAAATGAAGAAATTAAGAAACTTAAAAAATCTGTTGGTAAAGAAGTTGGTTTAAAACACATATATTCTGGTAAAGTACATGTTGGGATTTTAAAGGAAGTATCTCCTGATTTTGTAGTTTTAAAATCTAGAAAAATGACTCTAAAATTAAAAACTTCAAACATAAGAATACTCAATAAAAAAGAATTGCAGAAATGGAAAATTAAAAAATTTGGAACAAAAAAATTCGATATATCTGTAATTTTCCCTGAAAAATGTGATCCAAACGTAATTGCAAAAGTTGTTGAAAATGAAGAGGGAGTTATATCAGCCAAAATTATAGATGTATATAAAGGAGAGCAAATACCACAAGGAATGGTAAGTATAACAATACGTTTTGAAGTATTGGATAAAAAATATTATCAAAATGTTAAAAAATTGTTAGAAGGCTTAGGAGCAAAAATAAGATGA
- a CDS encoding Oligosaccharyl transferase STT3 subunit (COGs: COG1287 membrane protein required for N-linked glycosylation~InterPro IPR003674~KEGG: mth:MTH1906 oligosaccharyl transferase STT3 subunit related protein~PFAM: Oligosaccharyl transferase STT3 subunit~SPTR: O27928 Oligosaccharyl transferase STT3 subunit related protein~PFAM: Oligosaccharyl transferase STT3 subunit), protein MRFKVIILIIFLLGCFLRLYPFDTNYRIMCEPDSYYNYRLTDNILKNGHMGNILKNGDSWDIYSYYPTGRIVDYPPLLPWVTAVSYRILNFIFPSLQLLQLCFYFPAFIAPLAGIISFYLFQDDDKVTGILAGLLLVTNPIYTVRTSAGIFDTDMFYAIFPLLTLYFLLKAKNSKKFMYVIPASFSVVLFSLTWEGWTYIYYLFTISCFLNFVKEKRKFVILFVVITTILLILIHGVNSLIPPFGFFMPKSYYPNIYESVVELQKPYGLKFICITFASIYLIILFAFLFYKRKIKIDSLLFLTLILWVITGILLYVQAIRFIIWPAISLSLIVAIIINYIGKLFIKKKKTGKHVILLFVLFLLILQCGASLNKEKAIINKDQVAAAEWIKNNTPQNSVIISDWSYGYFLETFAQRPVLVDGGSQNTPRMYWICKAYATDNEYYSSNILQLLSLSGDSLIYSLQNKTGARHVEILDEILKMDKNNTTKILENYMSKKDAVSFLKNKCSEQPNILIFTSDRDVEVGYWYFYYSNWNFKAGKSKEILYIYLKKENAYKNHVVLDLNHKRALWNKKAPHSFIIVDRNIKKVIINKDSNFSIIFISPDKILIIDKNFENSMFVKLVILKQPPKYFKPIYRNNSTVVWQLVTNSSYFCS, encoded by the coding sequence ATGAGATTTAAAGTAATCATTTTAATAATTTTTTTGCTTGGGTGTTTTTTACGTTTATATCCATTTGACACAAACTATAGAATCATGTGTGAACCTGACTCATACTATAACTATCGTTTGACTGATAACATATTAAAAAATGGACATATGGGAAATATATTAAAAAATGGAGATTCGTGGGATATTTATTCTTACTATCCTACTGGTAGAATTGTTGATTATCCTCCATTACTTCCTTGGGTAACAGCTGTATCATATAGAATCCTCAATTTTATTTTTCCATCATTACAACTACTTCAGCTATGTTTTTATTTTCCAGCCTTTATTGCACCTCTAGCAGGTATAATATCCTTTTATTTATTTCAGGACGATGATAAAGTAACTGGAATCTTAGCAGGATTATTATTGGTAACAAATCCCATATACACGGTTAGAACAAGTGCTGGAATTTTTGACACTGACATGTTTTATGCTATTTTTCCACTCCTTACTTTATATTTCTTATTAAAAGCTAAAAACTCTAAAAAATTTATGTATGTAATTCCAGCTTCTTTTTCAGTAGTTTTGTTTTCACTGACTTGGGAAGGTTGGACATACATCTATTATTTGTTTACAATTTCATGTTTTTTAAATTTTGTTAAAGAAAAAAGAAAATTTGTTATATTGTTTGTGGTTATCACTACAATCCTACTTATCTTGATTCATGGTGTCAATTCTTTGATTCCTCCATTTGGATTTTTCATGCCAAAATCTTATTATCCAAATATTTATGAATCAGTGGTAGAATTGCAGAAGCCCTATGGGCTAAAATTCATTTGTATCACTTTCGCATCAATCTACTTAATAATATTATTTGCATTTTTATTTTACAAAAGAAAAATAAAAATAGACAGCTTATTATTTTTAACATTGATTCTTTGGGTAATTACGGGAATTTTATTATATGTTCAGGCAATTAGATTTATTATTTGGCCTGCAATATCATTATCACTTATTGTAGCCATTATTATTAATTATATCGGAAAATTATTTATTAAAAAGAAAAAAACTGGAAAACATGTAATTTTGTTGTTTGTTTTATTTCTTCTTATTTTACAATGTGGAGCATCCTTAAATAAAGAAAAGGCCATCATAAATAAAGATCAAGTTGCTGCAGCAGAATGGATTAAAAACAACACGCCTCAAAACTCTGTAATAATATCAGATTGGTCCTATGGTTATTTTTTAGAAACTTTTGCACAAAGACCAGTATTAGTTGATGGTGGATCACAAAATACACCACGTATGTATTGGATATGCAAAGCATATGCAACAGACAACGAATATTATTCTTCCAATATTTTACAACTCTTATCTTTAAGTGGTGATTCTCTGATTTATTCATTGCAGAACAAGACTGGTGCTAGACATGTAGAAATTCTGGACGAAATACTAAAAATGGATAAAAACAATACAACAAAAATTTTAGAAAATTATATGAGTAAAAAGGATGCTGTAAGTTTTTTAAAAAATAAATGTTCTGAACAACCAAATATACTTATCTTTACAAGTGATAGAGATGTAGAAGTAGGTTATTGGTATTTCTATTATAGTAATTGGAATTTTAAAGCTGGTAAAAGCAAGGAAATATTATATATTTATCTAAAAAAAGAAAATGCTTACAAAAATCATGTTGTTTTAGATTTAAATCATAAAAGAGCATTGTGGAATAAAAAAGCTCCTCACTCTTTTATCATTGTGGATAGAAACATAAAAAAGGTAATAATAAATAAAGACAGTAATTTTTCTATAATTTTCATTTCACCAGATAAAATATTGATAATTGATAAAAACTTTGAGAATTCTATGTTTGTAAAATTAGTTATTTTAAAGCAGCCGCCGAAATACTTTAAACCAATATATAGGAACAATTCTACGGTAGTTTGGCAATTAGTAACTAATTCATCTTATTTTTGCTCCTAA
- a CDS encoding Acetolactate synthase (COGs: COG0028 Thiamine pyrophosphate-requiring protein~InterPro IPR000399: IPR000215: IPR012001: IPR012000: IPR 011766~KEGG: mth:MTH1602 acetolactate synthase large subunit-like protein~PFAM: thiamine pyrophosphate protein domain protein TPP-binding; thiamine pyrophosphate protein TPP binding domain protein; thiamine pyrophosphate protein central region~PRIAM: Acetolactate synthase~SPTR: O27639 Acetolactate synthase, large subunit homolog~PFAM: Thiamine pyrophosphate enzyme, central domain; Thiamine pyrophosphate enzyme, N-terminal TPP binding domain; Thiamine pyrophosphate enzyme, C-terminal TPP binding domain): MKFRCADAIIKILEKENIKYVFGHPGEHVLPLLDAIRKSKIKHVLFRHEQGAIHAADGYARANRKFAVCLSTGGPGALNFVMGVATAYKDSVPLLILTGDIPTNDVGKNVFQEVDICGILKPITLESFDPLTPEDLILSLKKSLKMLKYGPTGPIHINLHKDILEERVSSSLVDKKVKIKIREDKSRLSDAIDILKSAKRLLILAGGGVLWAGASKILKKIVKTKKIPLVTTYPARGVINEYEEFCLGMIGLRGTKAANFAGKTCDVLLALGAKLTERTLEGIGNPEIIQVNLDKRFLKGDVNLQMDVKEFLEIIEKIDISVDGKWLKKLKNLKKEHMEIIKNSKISKTQQIIKKILEFDEKAIIVNDAGSHTTWVTLCKKVVKPRSLIFSGSFGPMGYGLPAAIGVKFAKPNENVIVIVGDGGFQMTLQELATIKQYNLPILICVLNNQSLNIIRQWQEMMYNASYSVELKNPDFVKLAKSYGIKAMKVKNLKEINKILRKALEFNSPFLIEIRVPKENIPLPKTIKEKFSIGWE, encoded by the coding sequence ATGAAATTTAGATGTGCAGACGCAATCATAAAAATTCTTGAAAAAGAAAATATTAAATATGTTTTTGGCCATCCAGGAGAACATGTTTTACCCCTCCTAGATGCAATTAGAAAATCTAAAATTAAACATGTATTGTTTCGACACGAACAAGGAGCAATTCATGCAGCCGATGGATATGCCCGTGCTAATAGAAAATTTGCTGTATGTCTTTCAACTGGAGGTCCTGGGGCTCTTAATTTTGTAATGGGTGTTGCTACAGCATATAAGGATTCTGTTCCTTTACTCATACTTACGGGAGATATTCCAACAAATGATGTTGGTAAAAATGTTTTTCAGGAAGTAGATATTTGTGGCATATTAAAACCTATAACTTTGGAAAGCTTTGATCCTTTAACACCAGAAGATTTGATTCTATCACTTAAAAAATCTTTAAAAATGTTAAAATATGGGCCAACTGGTCCTATACACATAAATTTACATAAAGATATTCTTGAGGAAAGAGTTTCGAGTAGTTTAGTTGATAAAAAAGTTAAAATAAAAATCAGGGAGGACAAAAGTAGGTTAAGTGACGCCATAGATATTTTAAAATCTGCAAAAAGATTGCTGATATTAGCAGGTGGAGGTGTTTTATGGGCAGGTGCCTCCAAAATTTTAAAAAAAATAGTAAAAACTAAAAAAATTCCGCTAGTTACTACATATCCAGCTCGTGGAGTCATTAATGAGTATGAAGAATTTTGTTTGGGAATGATTGGCTTAAGAGGTACAAAAGCTGCAAATTTTGCTGGAAAAACATGTGATGTTTTATTGGCTTTAGGAGCTAAACTTACAGAACGTACATTAGAAGGAATTGGTAATCCAGAAATAATACAAGTAAATCTTGATAAAAGATTTTTAAAAGGAGATGTTAATTTACAGATGGATGTAAAAGAATTTTTAGAGATTATTGAGAAAATAGATATATCAGTTGATGGAAAGTGGTTAAAAAAATTAAAAAATCTTAAAAAAGAACACATGGAAATTATTAAAAATTCTAAAATATCAAAAACTCAACAAATTATTAAAAAAATATTAGAATTTGATGAAAAGGCAATAATTGTTAATGATGCTGGAAGTCATACAACCTGGGTAACCTTATGTAAAAAAGTTGTAAAACCAAGGTCTCTTATTTTTTCAGGATCTTTTGGTCCTATGGGATATGGATTACCAGCAGCTATTGGCGTGAAATTTGCAAAACCAAATGAAAACGTAATAGTTATAGTGGGAGATGGTGGATTTCAAATGACGTTGCAAGAACTGGCTACAATCAAACAGTATAATTTACCTATACTTATCTGTGTTTTAAATAATCAATCCTTAAACATTATAAGACAATGGCAAGAAATGATGTATAATGCTAGTTATTCTGTAGAGTTGAAAAATCCTGATTTTGTGAAACTTGCCAAATCATATGGAATAAAAGCTATGAAGGTTAAAAACTTGAAGGAAATAAATAAAATTTTAAGAAAGGCACTGGAATTTAATTCACCATTTCTTATTGAGATCAGAGTGCCTAAAGAAAATATTCCTTTGCCAAAGACTATTAAAGAAAAATTTTCTATAGGATGGGAGTAG
- a CDS encoding hypothetical protein (KEGG: tpe:Tpen_1072 4Fe-4S ferredoxin iron-sulfur binding domain-containing protein~SPTR: A1RZ41 4Fe-4S ferredoxin, iron-sulfur binding domain protein) yields MSTVDYIFGGLTVVVIITCSYWLSGMLSSKSKHQKIFKRPFTSGAVNLPKHYKYITKIVVFLSFFFTLESLLIASIFTGLSFSTLIYFTLTLIAVVLFTMLFSRGE; encoded by the coding sequence ATGAGCACTGTCGATTACATATTTGGAGGGCTAACTGTCGTTGTAATCATCACATGTAGCTACTGGTTAAGCGGAATGTTGTCAAGTAAAAGTAAACATCAGAAAATTTTCAAAAGACCATTTACAAGTGGAGCTGTCAATCTACCAAAACATTATAAGTACATAACAAAGATAGTTGTATTTTTATCATTCTTCTTCACGTTGGAATCACTTCTAATTGCATCAATATTCACAGGTTTATCATTTTCCACTTTGATATATTTCACACTTACTCTTATTGCTGTCGTGCTTTTCACAATGTTATTCTCTAGAGGTGAGTAA
- a CDS encoding NADH ubiquinone oxidoreductase 20 kDa subunit (COGs: COG3260 Ni Fe-hydrogenase III small subunit~InterPro IPR006138: IPR006137~KEGG: tpe:Tpen_1070 NADH-quinone oxidoreductase, B subunit~PFAM: NADH ubiquinone oxidoreductase 20 kDa subunit~SPTR: A1RZ39 NADH-quinone oxidoreductase, B subunit~PFAM: NADH ubiquinone oxidoreductase, 20 Kd subunit) produces MQNKITNFFTKNILRKSMWLFHFNSGGCNGCDIEFVAALTPLYDVERMGIQLVSSPRHADILVVTGPVTLQSLSSLKLIYEQMPSPKYVIAVGNCACDGCVFKDSYNVLEGVDKVLPVDVYIPGCPPSPRAIFRVLQSIYHGKLVVTGEKVGEEEVG; encoded by the coding sequence ATGCAAAATAAAATCACAAATTTTTTCACAAAAAATATCTTGAGGAAAAGCATGTGGTTATTTCATTTTAATAGTGGAGGGTGTAATGGATGTGATATAGAATTTGTTGCAGCTTTGACACCGTTGTATGATGTAGAAAGGATGGGAATTCAGCTTGTATCTTCACCACGTCATGCTGACATACTTGTTGTAACTGGCCCTGTAACACTTCAGTCTTTAAGCTCATTAAAACTCATATATGAGCAAATGCCTTCACCAAAATATGTAATTGCTGTGGGTAATTGTGCATGTGATGGATGTGTATTCAAAGATTCTTATAATGTTCTTGAAGGCGTAGATAAAGTATTACCAGTAGATGTTTACATTCCTGGATGTCCACCAAGTCCTCGAGCAATATTTAGAGTGTTACAGAGTATATATCATGGTAAACTAGTAGTAACAGGTGAGAAGGTTGGGGAAGAGGAAGTTGGATAA